The Pseudomonas sp. FP2309 genome has a window encoding:
- the bamA gene encoding outer membrane protein assembly factor BamA has protein sequence MKRLLLTAVLTVLMIAEVHAESFTISDIRVNGLQRVSAGSVFGALPLNVGEQADDRRLVESTRALFKTGFFQDIQLGREGNVLVITVVERPSVASIEIEGNKAISTEDLMKGLKQSGLAEGEIFQRATLEGVRNELQRQYVAQGRYSATVETEVVPQPRNRVGLKVNINEGTVAAIQHINVVGNTKFADEDLIDLFELKTTNWLSFFKNDDKYAREKLSGDLERLRSYYLDRGYINMDIASTQVSITPDKKHVYITVNVNEGEKYKVRDVKLSGDLKVPEDQVKSLLLVQKDQVFSRKLMTTTSELITRRLGNEGYTFANVNGVPTPHDEDHTVDITFVVDPGKRAYVNRINFRGNTKSADEVLRREMRQMEGGWASTYLIDQSKTRLERLGFFKEVNVETPAVPGVDDQVDVNYAVEEQASGSITASVGFAQSAGLILGGSITQNNFLGTGNRVSIGLTRSEYQSRYNFGYTDPYWTADGVSLGYNAFYRTTDYKDLDVDVASYAIDSLGAGVNVGYPISETSRLTFGLTAQQDEIKTGVYTVDEIFDFTRREGDKFLNFKASAGWSESTLNKGVLATRGHSQSLTLETTTPGSDLSFFKLDYRGQLFQPLSDNYTMRLHTELGYGDGYGSTNGLPFYENYYAGGFNSVRGFKDSTLGPRGTPSRGVDKTGNVGTQLDSDNDPLPFGGNVLIQGGAEILFPLPFVKDQRSLRTSVFWDVGNVFDSKCEQITNPSGVKSNTQCNDVSLSNLASSVGVGVTWVTALGPLSFALAMPIKKPDNAETQIFQFSLGQTF, from the coding sequence CTGGGGCGCGAAGGTAACGTCCTGGTCATCACTGTGGTCGAGCGACCTTCCGTCGCCAGTATCGAGATCGAGGGCAACAAGGCGATCTCCACTGAAGACCTGATGAAGGGCCTCAAACAGTCCGGCCTGGCGGAGGGCGAGATCTTCCAGCGCGCCACCCTTGAAGGTGTGCGTAACGAACTGCAACGCCAGTACGTTGCCCAGGGCCGCTACTCCGCGACCGTGGAAACGGAAGTGGTGCCGCAACCTCGTAACCGTGTAGGCCTCAAGGTCAACATCAACGAAGGTACCGTGGCGGCCATTCAGCACATCAACGTGGTGGGTAACACCAAGTTTGCTGATGAAGACCTGATCGACCTGTTCGAACTCAAGACCACCAACTGGCTGTCGTTTTTCAAGAACGATGACAAGTACGCCCGTGAAAAACTCTCCGGTGACCTTGAGCGTCTGCGTTCCTACTACCTGGACCGCGGTTACATCAACATGGACATCGCTTCGACCCAGGTGTCCATCACCCCGGACAAGAAGCACGTCTACATCACCGTCAACGTCAACGAAGGCGAGAAGTACAAGGTTCGTGACGTCAAGCTGAGCGGCGACTTGAAAGTGCCTGAAGATCAGGTCAAGTCCCTGCTGCTGGTGCAGAAAGACCAAGTGTTCTCGCGCAAGCTGATGACCACCACTTCCGAACTGATCACCCGTCGTCTGGGTAACGAAGGCTATACCTTCGCCAACGTTAACGGTGTGCCGACCCCGCACGATGAAGACCACACCGTGGATATCACGTTCGTGGTTGACCCAGGCAAGCGCGCCTACGTGAACCGCATCAACTTCCGTGGCAATACCAAGTCTGCGGACGAAGTGCTGCGTCGTGAAATGCGTCAGATGGAAGGTGGTTGGGCATCGACTTACCTGATCGACCAGTCCAAGACCCGTCTTGAACGCCTGGGCTTCTTTAAGGAAGTCAACGTCGAAACCCCAGCCGTACCGGGTGTGGACGACCAGGTTGACGTGAACTACGCCGTAGAAGAACAAGCGTCGGGTTCGATCACCGCCAGCGTTGGTTTTGCACAGAGTGCCGGTCTGATCCTGGGTGGTTCCATCACTCAGAACAACTTCCTCGGTACCGGTAACCGTGTCTCCATTGGCCTGACCCGAAGCGAATACCAGAGCCGATATAACTTCGGTTATACCGACCCCTACTGGACAGCAGACGGTGTGAGCCTGGGCTACAACGCCTTCTACCGCACCACCGACTACAAAGACCTTGACGTCGACGTTGCAAGCTATGCGATCGACAGCCTGGGTGCCGGTGTCAACGTGGGTTATCCGATCAGTGAAACGTCGCGTCTGACCTTCGGCCTGACCGCGCAGCAGGATGAGATCAAGACCGGTGTGTATACCGTGGATGAGATCTTCGACTTTACCCGTCGCGAAGGCGACAAGTTCCTGAACTTCAAGGCGTCTGCCGGCTGGTCCGAGTCGACCCTGAACAAAGGCGTACTGGCAACCCGTGGCCACTCTCAGAGCCTGACCCTGGAAACCACCACGCCGGGCAGCGACCTGTCGTTCTTCAAGCTCGATTACCGCGGCCAGTTGTTCCAGCCGCTGAGCGATAACTACACCATGCGCCTGCACACTGAGCTGGGTTATGGCGACGGTTATGGTTCGACCAATGGCTTGCCGTTCTATGAGAACTACTACGCGGGTGGTTTCAACTCGGTACGTGGCTTCAAGGACAGTACGCTGGGGCCGCGTGGTACCCCAAGCCGTGGTGTTGACAAGACCGGTAACGTCGGGACGCAGTTAGACTCCGACAACGACCCACTGCCATTCGGTGGTAACGTGTTGATCCAGGGCGGTGCCGAGATTCTGTTCCCGTTGCCATTCGTGAAAGATCAGCGCTCTCTGCGGACTTCGGTCTTCTGGGACGTGGGTAACGTGTTCGACTCCAAGTGCGAGCAGATCACCAACCCAAGCGGCGTGAAGTCCAACACTCAGTGTAACGACGTGAGCCTCAGCAACCTGGCGAGCTCCGTGGGTGTGGGTGTGACGTGGGTGACTGCGCTTGGTCCGTTGAGCTTTGCTTTGGCCATGCCGATCAAGAAACCGGATAACGCTGAAACCCAGATTTTCCAATTCTCCCTCGGCCAGACGTTCTAA
- a CDS encoding OmpH family outer membrane protein, whose protein sequence is MRKLTQLVLLATVLVTTPAFAEMKIAVLNYQMALLESDAAKKYAVDAEKKFGPQLTKLKTLESSAKGIQDRLVAGGDKMQQGERERLELEFKQKARDYQFQSKELNEAKAVADREMLKQLKPKLDSAVEEVIKKGAFDLVFERGAVIDVKPQYDITRQVIERMNQLK, encoded by the coding sequence GTGCGTAAGTTGACTCAATTGGTTCTGCTGGCCACCGTGCTGGTAACCACCCCGGCCTTCGCCGAAATGAAAATCGCCGTCCTGAACTATCAGATGGCTCTGCTGGAGTCCGACGCGGCCAAGAAATACGCCGTTGACGCCGAGAAAAAATTCGGTCCGCAACTGACCAAGCTCAAGACCCTGGAAAGCAGTGCCAAGGGCATCCAGGATCGTCTGGTAGCCGGTGGTGACAAGATGCAGCAAGGCGAGCGCGAGCGTCTGGAGCTTGAATTCAAGCAAAAGGCCCGTGACTACCAGTTCCAATCCAAGGAACTGAACGAAGCCAAAGCTGTTGCTGACCGCGAAATGCTCAAGCAGCTCAAGCCGAAACTCGACAGCGCAGTGGAAGAAGTCATCAAGAAAGGTGCCTTTGACCTGGTGTTCGAGCGTGGCGCAGTGATTGACGTAAAGCCTCAATACGACATCACCCGTCAGGTGATCGAGCGCATGAATCAGCTGAAGTAA
- the lpxD gene encoding UDP-3-O-(3-hydroxymyristoyl)glucosamine N-acyltransferase produces the protein MTATIKLGELAEFLGATLLGSPEKEITGLATLQEAGPAQLSFLANPQYRKYLVDSRAAAVLLKAADAEGFAGDALVVADPYLAYARVSHLFDPKPKAAAGIHPSAVIADDAQVDPAASIGAFAVIESGTRIGAGVTVGAHCFIGARCEIGADGWLAPRVTLYHDVRIGQRVVIQSGAVIGGEGFGFANSKGIWNKIAQVGGVVIGDDVEIGVNTAVDRGALADTVIGNGVKLDNQIQIAHNVQIGDHTAMAACVGISGSTKIGKHCMLAGGVGLVGHIDICDNVFITGMTMVTHSITEPGAYSSGTAMQPAAEWRKSAARLRQLDDMARRLKQLEKRVGDVTPGGNASSEG, from the coding sequence ATGACCGCGACTATCAAGCTCGGCGAGTTGGCCGAGTTCCTGGGGGCTACCTTGCTTGGCTCCCCGGAGAAGGAAATCACTGGGCTAGCCACCTTGCAGGAGGCTGGCCCAGCTCAGTTGAGCTTCCTCGCAAATCCTCAGTACCGTAAATACCTGGTCGACAGCCGCGCTGCAGCCGTATTGCTGAAGGCTGCTGACGCCGAAGGGTTTGCCGGGGATGCGCTGGTCGTAGCCGACCCCTACCTGGCCTATGCGCGGGTGTCGCACCTGTTCGATCCCAAACCCAAGGCAGCTGCTGGTATTCATCCGTCGGCCGTCATTGCCGATGATGCCCAGGTTGATCCTGCGGCCAGCATCGGCGCCTTTGCGGTGATCGAGAGTGGCACACGTATTGGTGCCGGTGTCACGGTGGGTGCCCACTGCTTTATCGGCGCTCGCTGCGAAATCGGTGCCGATGGCTGGTTGGCGCCCCGCGTCACCCTGTACCACGATGTGCGTATCGGGCAGCGTGTGGTGATCCAGTCCGGTGCAGTGATCGGGGGGGAAGGCTTTGGCTTCGCCAACTCGAAGGGCATCTGGAACAAGATTGCCCAGGTTGGCGGTGTTGTGATCGGTGACGACGTGGAAATCGGTGTCAACACAGCCGTCGATCGCGGGGCCCTGGCCGATACCGTGATCGGTAACGGTGTGAAGCTCGACAACCAGATCCAGATCGCCCACAACGTACAGATTGGCGATCACACCGCCATGGCGGCGTGCGTGGGGATTTCCGGCAGCACCAAAATCGGCAAGCATTGCATGCTCGCCGGTGGCGTTGGGCTGGTAGGGCATATCGATATTTGCGACAACGTATTCATCACCGGTATGACCATGGTCACTCACTCGATTACCGAGCCAGGGGCCTATTCGTCCGGTACCGCCATGCAGCCTGCGGCTGAGTGGCGCAAGAGTGCAGCGCGGTTGAGGCAGCTCGACGACATGGCTCGACGTCTCAAACAGCTGGAAAAGCGTGTTGGGGACGTGACCCCTGGCGGTAATGCTTCATCAGAAGGCTGA
- the fabZ gene encoding 3-hydroxyacyl-ACP dehydratase FabZ: MMDINEIREYLPHRYPFLLVDRVVDLNVEEKRIRAYKNVSINEPFFNGHFPAHPIMPGVLIIEAMAQAAGILGFKMLDLKPADGTLYYFVGSDKLRFRNPVTPGDQLILEAKFISCKRQIWKFECQASVDGKPVCSAEIICAERKL; this comes from the coding sequence ATGATGGACATCAACGAGATTCGCGAATACCTGCCTCACCGTTACCCGTTCCTGCTGGTGGACCGCGTAGTGGACCTCAATGTTGAGGAAAAGCGCATTCGTGCCTACAAGAATGTCAGCATCAACGAACCGTTCTTCAATGGTCACTTTCCCGCGCATCCCATCATGCCGGGCGTGTTGATCATCGAAGCGATGGCCCAGGCTGCCGGTATTCTTGGTTTCAAAATGCTCGACCTCAAGCCTGCCGATGGCACGCTTTACTATTTCGTGGGTTCGGACAAGTTGCGTTTCCGCAATCCGGTTACCCCGGGTGACCAGTTGATCCTGGAAGCCAAATTCATCAGCTGCAAGCGCCAGATCTGGAAGTTCGAATGCCAGGCCTCGGTAGATGGCAAGCCAGTGTGCTCCGCTGAGATCATCTGCGCGGAACGCAAACTATGA